The region AACCAGATGTTTTAAAGGTCTGATTCGAACTGTCCTACCATGTGATTGACTTATGAAATGAGGGCTTTTTTTAAATTTGATTAGAAATTCTCAATGGGACTCAAGAATATCTTTTGTGGGGTGCGGAAGCGCCCTGCCTCAAAAGGTAATCAATAATGATCAACTTGGTCAGAGAGTGGATACTAATGATGAATGGATTCAAAGTAGAACTGGTATTGGTGAAAGACGGGTTATTGGAGAAAATGAGTCTCTGATTGACTTGGCTACTCAAGCAGCACTGAATGCTGTCAAAATGGCTGATTGGGATATGAAAACTATAGATTTGATAATTCTTGCAACATCTACTCCGGAAGATTTATTTGGCTCGGCGCCTAAAATTCAATCAAATTTAGGAGCTTCAAATGCAGTCGCTTTTGATTTGACTGCTGCTTGTAGTGGCTTTTTATTTGCTTTAGTAACTGCATCACAATATTTAGCTTCTGGATCTATGAAAAGAGCTGTTGTGATTGGAGCAGACCAGTTATCAAAATGGGTGGATTGGGATGATAGAAAGACTTGCGTTTTGTTTGGAGATGGAGCTGGAGCAGTAGCTGTTGAGACATCTGTAAATGAAAGTGGCTTGATTGGATATGATTTGAAGTCTGATGGAACTAGAGGAGGTTGCTTAAATCTGTATCAATCAAATATTTTTTTAGATTTAGTTAAAGGCGCTACTCATCAAAAAGGGGAATATTTGCCAATAAAAATGGAGGGAAAGGAGGTTTATAAGTTTGCAGTTAAAGAAGTTCCAATCATTCTTGGAGAAATCTTAGAAAAATATCAAGTTAAATCAGAAACAATCGATTGGCTCTTATTACATCAGGCTAATCAAAGAATTCTTGATGCTGTAGCTGCGAGATTTTCAATTCCATCAGAAAAAGTACTTTCAAATTTGAAACATTATGGAAATACCTCAGCAGCAACGATTCCATTGATGCTTGATGAGGCAGTTAGAGATCAGAGGATTAAATCAGGCGATTTAATAGCCTGTAGTGGATTTGGCGCTGGCTTGAGTTGGGGAGCCGCTTTGTTTTATTGGCATGGTCCCTATTAAGCTGTTTAATAATTAATCTAGAAAATTATGACTATTGCCTGGGTCTTTCCTGGACAAGGCTCTCAAAAATTAGGTATGGCAAATTCATTACTAGATTTGCCTGGTTCGAGAGATAGATTTGAATTAGCCTCAGAAATTCTTGGAAGAGATCTTTGGAAAATTTGTTGTGATGAAGTAGTTCCAAATGAAGCAATATATGATTTAAATGATACGAGAAATACGCAACCCGCCCTTTTTGTTGTTGAGTCGCTATTGGTTGATGATTTAAAAAGACAAGAAAGGGAGACCCAAATAATTGCAGGACATAGTCTCGGAGAAATAGTTGGTCTTTACTCAGCAGAGGTTTTAGATGCAAAGACAGCTTTATTGTTATTAAAGAAAAGATCTGAATTGATGGCATCGGCAGGAGGAGGAGCAATGATTGCTGTTTTGGGCTTTGATCGAGATGAATTAGATGAGTTGATTAGAGAAACTGAGGGGGCTTCAATAGCTAATGATAATAGTGAATCTCAAGTTGTTTTATCTGGTTCGCCAGAAGCAGTGAGAAAAGTGGCTGATAATTTAAAATGTAAAAGAGCAATTCCTTTACAAGTTTCAGGTGCTTTTCATTCCATATATATGACTGAAGCATCTAAAAGTTTTGCTGCAGAACTTGATCAAGTAACTTTTAAAGATGCTCAAGTCCCAGTTCTTAGCAATGTTGATCCAACTCCAACTTTAAGTGGTGACATATTGAAGGATCGCCTAAAAAAACAAATGATTACTGGAGTGAGGTGGAGAGAGACTATGGATGTAATGAAAAAAGAAGGTATAACAACAATGATTGAGATTGGTCCAGGAAATGTTCTCAGCGGGCTTGCTAAACGATCCATGAAAGGGGTCTTGGTCAGTCAAATATCAAATGCAAGTGATTTGGGTTACTGATGTTGGAACAATCTAAAGTTTTTAAGGGAGTTGAAAAAATCCATAAAAACATACCTCGACAAAGTTTTGTTTATGGTTGCGTCAGTTACCTATTAGTTTTCCCGATTTTTCGTTTTTTGTTTAGAGGTCAAACAATAGGGATTTCCAATTTCCCTAAGACAGGAGGAGTTGTTGTTGTTTCTAATCATGGCTCCCATTTGGATCCCCCGATTTTGGGTCATGCTTTGGGCAGACCAGTAGCTTTCATGGCAAAATCTGAGCTTTTCAATGTGCCCATATTGTCATTCATAATTTCTGCTTGTGGTGCCTATCCAGTTAAGAGGGGAGCTGGAGATAGAGAGGCAATAAGAAATGCATCTAATCGATTAAGTGAAGGTTGGGCTACAGGTGTATTCTTGGATGGAACAAGACAAGAGAATGGGAGAGTTAATGATCCTAAAGCAGGTGCAGCTCTTCTAGCTGCTAGGACAGGTTCCCCTATCCTTCCAGTGGCAATAGTTAATAGTCACAGAGCTTTTCCCAAAGGATCTATTTACCCCCGATTTGTATCTATTCATTTAAGAGTTGGTGAATTAATTCAACCTCCTAAAACAAAGAAAAGAGAAGATTTAACTTCAAAAACAAAAGAAATTCAAATATCTATAAATTCAATGTTGGATAAAGGTCTAATACATAATATTTGAAATTATAAGTTTTCTATTCAAGATTAGAGAATATTGGAACTTTTGAATTTTTATTTTTGATTATCGATTGGTGAAGTTGGATAGATGGGCAATGTTTTTTGCCAACTAGATTGAATTTTTGATCTTTGACAATATTGAGAAAAATTTATCAGCGAAATAATATCTTTTTCTATATTATTAGAGGCCTTAAATGAAGGATTAATAAGTTTTTCATTGCTTATTAATGTTGGAGAAATGATTTCACTAAATTCATGAAAATTTGACTCTTGGTGAATTTTAACTAGTTGATATTTACCAGCCACAATTCCTCTTCGTGGTAAAACATCTTTAATCCAAAATGGATTGAAGGTTTGTTTTTTAGAAAGATCTTTGTAAAGTCTTGGGGCCATTAAATGAAAGGAACTCATAGAGTCTAATGAACAATCAATTTGCTGAGCAATGATTCTAGCCATTGAGATGGTTAACCTTGTGCTGGTATAACTCCCAGGACCTTTTGCTACTGAAATTCGAATAATTTGATTCCAATATTTTCTGGGAAGAATTGTTTCTATGCAACTAAATAATTTGTTTGATAAGGAGCGACCAATATTAAATATTTCGCTTTTTATTATTTTTTCTGGATTTTCAATATCTTTAATCGCTATCCCAAAGGATTCTGTGCAGCTGTGTAAGGCCAATAAATATTTTGATTTTGAGTTATGGATATTTTGCAATGAATTTATTATAATTATTATTTTGGAATTTCTTCTCCTGGACGAAGCCTGCTCCATTTCCCTTGATCAAGTTTAAAACTATCGCATCCTCTTACATCCCATTCGATACCTGTCTTGCTATCAGGCAGATCAAAAATATTAATATGTATTTTTGGATTAGTGCCTTGAAAATCTGGATTTTTGGAGAGGTGTTTGACTTGATGATTTTCTTCAACTGTGTAGTAGGTCTTACATCTATCTACCCAAGCACAATCAACACAGATGCACATAACTATTAAAGAAAAATCTAGGTGTCATTTTGATAAGTAAGGACACATTACTATCAAATCATCTTTTTGGAGATTTAAAGCCAAAAGATTGGCCAATATCCATTGATGATTTGCCTCCTGGAAGTGCCTTGGTGGGCGGTTCTGTTAGAGATGGATTATTGAACAAATTTAGTCAAAAACCTGATTTGGATTTTGTGATACCAATAAATGCTATTAAGTTCAGCGAAAATTTATCTAAAAAGATTAGTGCCACTTTTATAAAGCTTGATGAAAATCGAGATATCGCTCGATTAGTTATTGATGGATGGACTCTAGATTTTGCTCGACAAGTTGGAAAAAATCTTACTGAAGATTTATTAAGACGAGATTTTCGAATAAATGCAATTGCGTTAAGGCTTCAAGAAAAGCCAGAGATTTTTGATCCGACTGGAGGAATGGACGATTTGAAAAGTAAGAAAATTGTTGCAATAAGTGAAAAGAATTTACTTGATGATCCTCTGAGGATTCTTAGAGGTTTTCGATTGATGTGTGAATTGGACTTTAAGTTAGAGAAAAGAACTAAAAGTTTTCTAAAAAATAATGTAGATAAATTAAGTAATGTTGCACCTGAAAGGATAAAAACGGAGATCTTAAAAATAGCTCATTCAAAATGGAATTCTTCGGTTTGGCAAACATATTTAGAATTACAATTATTGAAAAAATGGAATGATGATACTCTTTCTTATTTTGATCTACAAAGAAAAGATATAACTTCAAAAGAGCTTTTATTGGGTTGCTTTTTAGCGAAACTAATATGTTTACTTGGTGATGAGGGCTTGTCGAATTTGAAGTTTAGTAAGAATGAAATAAAAAGATGCAAGAACCTTAGATTTTGGGTTCATAAAATTAAGAATTTAGGATTAGATGAGCTTTCCGAGGATGAAAGGTTTCAACTTCATATTGATTTGGAAGAGGATTTGCCATCTCTAATTCTTTTTTTGAATGAAAAATATAAAGACGTTTGGCTGGAACGCTGGAAAGACCCCTCTGATCCCCTATTCCACCCCTCTTCGCCCTTGGATGGCCATAAGCTTCAAAAGGTTTTCAGAATCCCCCCTGGCCCTTCATTAGGAGAACTCATTAGGCATCTTTCTAAGGAAAAAGCTTATCGAAGATTCTTCACAGATGAAGATGCTTTGGATGTTGCTCGTAAATGGACCCTAGAGAATGCCCCCTTTTTGTGATTAACTACACACAAATAAAATAAATCTCGGCCGTATGCCGTCGTCTTCTTATCCCCTTTTTTCTAAATGAGTGTTCGCCTTTACGTCGGTAATTTGCCGCAGAATGTCAATGTTAAAGAGCTTGAAGCCTTGCTATCATCCATAGGAGATGGCATTAAATTTAAAGCTGTTTTTGATAGAGATA is a window of Prochlorococcus marinus str. MIT 0917 DNA encoding:
- a CDS encoding beta-ketoacyl-ACP synthase III, which encodes MIRNSQWDSRISFVGCGSALPQKVINNDQLGQRVDTNDEWIQSRTGIGERRVIGENESLIDLATQAALNAVKMADWDMKTIDLIILATSTPEDLFGSAPKIQSNLGASNAVAFDLTAACSGFLFALVTASQYLASGSMKRAVVIGADQLSKWVDWDDRKTCVLFGDGAGAVAVETSVNESGLIGYDLKSDGTRGGCLNLYQSNIFLDLVKGATHQKGEYLPIKMEGKEVYKFAVKEVPIILGEILEKYQVKSETIDWLLLHQANQRILDAVAARFSIPSEKVLSNLKHYGNTSAATIPLMLDEAVRDQRIKSGDLIACSGFGAGLSWGAALFYWHGPY
- the fabD gene encoding ACP S-malonyltransferase, whose translation is MTIAWVFPGQGSQKLGMANSLLDLPGSRDRFELASEILGRDLWKICCDEVVPNEAIYDLNDTRNTQPALFVVESLLVDDLKRQERETQIIAGHSLGEIVGLYSAEVLDAKTALLLLKKRSELMASAGGGAMIAVLGFDRDELDELIRETEGASIANDNSESQVVLSGSPEAVRKVADNLKCKRAIPLQVSGAFHSIYMTEASKSFAAELDQVTFKDAQVPVLSNVDPTPTLSGDILKDRLKKQMITGVRWRETMDVMKKEGITTMIEIGPGNVLSGLAKRSMKGVLVSQISNASDLGY
- a CDS encoding lysophospholipid acyltransferase family protein — protein: MLEQSKVFKGVEKIHKNIPRQSFVYGCVSYLLVFPIFRFLFRGQTIGISNFPKTGGVVVVSNHGSHLDPPILGHALGRPVAFMAKSELFNVPILSFIISACGAYPVKRGAGDREAIRNASNRLSEGWATGVFLDGTRQENGRVNDPKAGAALLAARTGSPILPVAIVNSHRAFPKGSIYPRFVSIHLRVGELIQPPKTKKREDLTSKTKEIQISINSMLDKGLIHNI
- the tsaB gene encoding tRNA (adenosine(37)-N6)-threonylcarbamoyltransferase complex dimerization subunit type 1 TsaB; protein product: MEQASSRRRNSKIIIIINSLQNIHNSKSKYLLALHSCTESFGIAIKDIENPEKIIKSEIFNIGRSLSNKLFSCIETILPRKYWNQIIRISVAKGPGSYTSTRLTISMARIIAQQIDCSLDSMSSFHLMAPRLYKDLSKKQTFNPFWIKDVLPRRGIVAGKYQLVKIHQESNFHEFSEIISPTLISNEKLINPSFKASNNIEKDIISLINFSQYCQRSKIQSSWQKTLPIYPTSPIDNQK
- a CDS encoding Ycf34 family protein produces the protein MCICVDCAWVDRCKTYYTVEENHQVKHLSKNPDFQGTNPKIHINIFDLPDSKTGIEWDVRGCDSFKLDQGKWSRLRPGEEIPK
- a CDS encoding CCA tRNA nucleotidyltransferase gives rise to the protein MISKDTLLSNHLFGDLKPKDWPISIDDLPPGSALVGGSVRDGLLNKFSQKPDLDFVIPINAIKFSENLSKKISATFIKLDENRDIARLVIDGWTLDFARQVGKNLTEDLLRRDFRINAIALRLQEKPEIFDPTGGMDDLKSKKIVAISEKNLLDDPLRILRGFRLMCELDFKLEKRTKSFLKNNVDKLSNVAPERIKTEILKIAHSKWNSSVWQTYLELQLLKKWNDDTLSYFDLQRKDITSKELLLGCFLAKLICLLGDEGLSNLKFSKNEIKRCKNLRFWVHKIKNLGLDELSEDERFQLHIDLEEDLPSLILFLNEKYKDVWLERWKDPSDPLFHPSSPLDGHKLQKVFRIPPGPSLGELIRHLSKEKAYRRFFTDEDALDVARKWTLENAPFL